GGTATCATTTAGACCAACGAGAAACTCAAGAACCCTGTCTTGTTCTTGATATTCAAGGATCATTTTCATTGCTCCACAATGACAAACAGGTTGTGGACGGTATTCACGAACCAAATCCCTAAGAAATTATGAGGTGAGTGAAATAGGTCTGAATGTTAGTACTGCCCTGAGTAAGAGCCTACATAGTCCGTTTAACTTCAAACACCCTAGAACCATTATTTTGGTGGAATCGCTCATAGAGGTCACTCCAAATCATGGATGCATCATCGAGATACATGATACTATCAGCTATCTCACTAGAGAAAGCATGCAAAATCCAAGAAATAACAATGATGTTGCATCGCCACAAAGAATCATAATCATCATGAGATGGATCTGGTTGAGGGAGCTTACCATTCACAAACTGAACCTTGTTCCGAGAAAGGAGAGCCACCATCATCGATCTCCTCCAAGAACTGTAGTTTTCTCCCCCAGTTAGAATCTTTGGAACTAAATTGGCACTCGGATGGTCGCCGTGGCCAAGATGATAAGGATTGCGACTTTCATCTTTGTACGAGTGAAGACTTGGATCAAAAATCACAGGTTGATCAGTTCCAGCGGAAGAATTGGAAATCGTAGGGCGGGTGGCATCGGTCGAAAAATCCTGAGCTTCAGTCGAATCATCAGTAGCAAATCCACTTCGAGTGACTGCCATAGATTCAGAAGAATGAAGaatcagaggaaacaagaagaaCAATCAAGAACACCGAAGGCATTTATACCATATTAGTAAAGAGAAACCAGAGAAAACTCAAGAAGGAAATTGAGAAGAAAATCTGTTATATTATTGAATGAATCTCCAAGAATACAGAGCATAAGTATTTATTACAATAGCAAGGCTGTTAAGCCAACTGAACATAACAAACTCAGTTAGTTAGGACAGCTAACCAAGACAAAACAACACAAAACTACTACAAAATGAATCCTTAATACAGTTCACAGACTAAAATTTAGCCCTAGCCAAGGGACTGAATGGACATGCATGGGTATCATCTTGAACCTGAGATCCTAACCAACCAGGTTCATCTCCTTTCTctgattatatatgtttatatatgtgtAGGCTCTCTCTGTTTGCACAAAAATGTTGTTTTTCATTGTGGATTTTAGTACTCTCAGGTTATTGTTATAGTTGTTAGTATAATTAGTGAATATTGTGATTTGTGTTTTCGGTTTGATTATTTTAGCAATTAAGAGATGTAGAGAATGAGTTTTGCGTGGATAAAATTCTGGTGTGGGCAGAACTTTGGAGATGTCCCAAGGAAGAAACTGAAATTGGATACCCTTTAACTACTCTTTTCATAATTTGAATGGTAATTGGTCAATATGGTTCTTAAGATTTTAGCCTTTTGTTCTCTTTCCAAGACCCAGATTGATCTTCCTTATAATCAAGTAAGTGCTTTCTttgtaattattagaatatatGTAAATTCATAATGCAGACATGTGAAAAACCATTTAATTATCCTATGCCTCaattatatttatttcttttaataacaagtcaatttttttatatgaaaaaaactattattattatacaaGTAGGTGCAGCATAATGTATACTTAAAAACAGAGATGAAAATAAAGGCAGGAAACTATAATGATAAGAACAATTGAGCAAGGTAACATTCTTGCTAATAGTATTTTATTGTGGATAATATATGGGGCATGGAGGATTTGGctattttttaaaaatcaaaattttaatcTTGAAAGAAGTAATTTTTCTTTCAGATTGAATTTGAATAAATCTATTTTTGTTCTATACAATACAAACAACAAGTAAGTACCTGATAATTGTTTAAACAGAAAAATGCATTTAGCTTGATTTCCATGTAAAAGTTTGTTCTCAAACAGTCATATGCTGACTCTAGCTTAAGCCTTGACCTTTGTGAAATCATAAACTCTTTTATCTGATTTTTCTGAGTAGGGTATAGTTATCTTGTTGTCAATATGAAATTTCAATAAAATTTACTTTATATTAGTATGTGTCCAGAGTTTCTGTACCCAATCTCTACATATCATCATATTTgtgatttttcattttaatttagTGAGCAAACAATGGGTTCACGTTTTGTATCTTTTTTTAACAAAATCTAATTTATATTATTGGGTGACAAAAAGTGGTGATGGTGGTGGATATTTTAAGCTCACAAGAACCAAGGAATGGGTACAAGGTGACATCTCTGCACTAATGAATAAAAAGGCTGATGCTAAAGGTACTATTGTTAACTTGGTTATTGGCATATAATATAATAGAAGAAAGAAAGCACCTTGAGAATCTGATTAAATTTCTGGAtctgaattatatatatatatatatatatatatattactagtTCTCAAGCATCTGCATATGTACTACAAGGCATTGATTGCAGGATGAGGTTAAGAAGGAAGAGGTTCAACCTTCTCAAATATGAAGTTGTATGATACTTGAACTTTGTTCCTTGGTAATTTGTGTAGGTCAGTCATGTGTGTTTCCTTATTACAAgtatatattttaattagtaTGTGCACCTTAAGGAATTGGAATTGCGTGTAGTGGTTATTGCTTGGTTGTTTTATCAGTCCAGGTACACTTTCACTGAtaagaaataaaagaaaattctTATCTTTTACATTATGAGAGGCAATGTTCCTCagattttatgagaaattaagaGAAAGACACTCCCTGGCTTCTCTACTTTGTTGGGTTTCTTCTAGGGAAATTATGTATGGAATCTTTTAGTAAGGATTCCACCCAAATCAATTGCAAGATTCCAACTTTACTGGTTTTTTACTTGTATTATATCCTTTATTTGTTAATCTAATTAATTTTCTTTCAAGGAAAGATGTTCATTAAAAAAAGCTATGTTTCTATAGAGAACTGACTTGCTTCTTAATTGCACAAGCTGATATAAAACGTGAACCTGGTCCTGTGCGCATCAAACATGGCCAGCCCTTGCTCTTGGTTGAGGACCTTCTTCAACAAAGCGACATTGCCGTGAGTGGTGGTCACTGCCTTCTCAAGCAATTCTACTCGAGATTCCATGCGAGTGCTTATCATAGGTCGGCGAAGTACTGGTTCTGATACCAATTGGTTTTATCACACAATTATAgcaagaacaagaagaacaaataGGAAAATAGGTAGAATTACTAAAAGCTATTGCTCAATTAGACTATAATTCTCCTCCTCCCTTTCTCCTTCTCTTACTTTCTTACTTGTACTATCATATTCTAGCTCACTCACCACCCCTACTATAATGACTCTTATACCCTTTTATTTACATTATTCCACCAATCCCAGGGTATAAAAACAATACACAATGGCAACATCTATTTATCCCTCCCACTCAACAACAATGAACAATGTCAAATATACTATGTCAACGAAACACTACccaaataaattcaaataaacCAAAGAATataaaattcaaccaaacattatTTCTATTTCAGCAACAATTATGAAAgtataaaaattaaaacaaaggaCAAATATACCATATTCAGGAGGTAGGTCTCCTTTCTCTCAAATTATCATGAAAAATGCTTAAATCAATGAGGCACCAAGAAAAATAAATCTCTACAAGCACGGCCGGTGACAGCCAGAATGGTGATGGCGAACATATTGTTCAACTTCAATGGTGAAACCTTATTTATTCccttttttcttctctttccaCTTTTGAGAATGAGCCCTCGACCAAATCACCATCTATGCCCTTTGGCTTTGATTTCTTACCTATATCTCCATATATATTGAGCACACTAACTCACACAAATGACATATCACTAATGCTTTTCTTTGTCTTCTtttaatcacataatataatGATGAATAACAACAATCTTACTGATATGTCATGTTGTTTTACTATGCATTCACTATGTTGGTGCATTATTATCATGAAATTATGTCTTCTCTTTATTTTCTACGTCCATTATTATCATGAAATTATGTACATTAATTCTTTTAAACTACATTTTGATACTCTTAATACCACCACTTTCTTTCTCCCAAATAGCTAGAGAATAATTCATTTAAAAAAGAAGAAGCTAGAGAAGAAATCAATTAACACAAAATTCTGGAGAATAATTCATTTAAAGAAGAAATCAATTAACACAAAATTTGTTATTTCTCCGGAACAGACAAAACCCAAAAcctaatttatcaaaacataatACTAGGAGGACATTAAAAAGAATCCATACAGAAATGTCATCCAGTGAGGCATTTTCTCAAACAACTCTTGTGCATTAGAAATGAGAAACATGGCAGATTACATAAATTGAACTCAAGCAAATCTTTTCACAAGTGTATACAATAGAAAGAAATCTGAGCACGAAGCAAACACAATTCTATTAAAAACATAGAAAAAATCTGTGGTGCAGGCATACGAAACCCCCGCACCTATGCGACTCTTTTGCTGAGGTTTGATTGGTGGATGTATTAGATTTTTTtgctttattattttattctttctGTCTTTGTTTTCAAATAAATCAGTGACTGGAACCCACTTTCTAAACCAAATTACAATTTcgaataaaatcaataatttctaATAAATCAATCCAATGTCAAGCAGTAGGATATGGAATAAAAACCTCAAATAACTTCCTCCTTAATGTTGAAACACCCAGATTCTTCCCATGCGAAACCCAACCTTCCTCCCCTGAAGAAACATGCTTATTCTTCGACGTGAAGTTCGTAGCACCACTGAGATACTTGGTCTTCTCCTCCATCAACGGCCAAGCCACCAACAACACAACACCACAGTCTCTATGACTCCGACCTCCGTTCGACGACAGCCACCACCCCTTGGCCTTTCCACTTCAATGAGAACAATTGCACATGCAGACACATGATTTGACAGAGAACTTCTCGTCACTCAATAGTGGACACGTTCTCGGTATCGGCCTGAGTCTGTGGTGGGCCCGGGAGCTTTGGAGAGACTAAACCAGAGCATCGAGCAAACCTTACCTCCGCCGTTGGGTCGAAGATTTTTCCGGTGTTCAGCATCTGTACAGACAAATATCAATACTCGAGAAAAGACCAATTAAATAACATtattaaaatcaaataatataaaccTAAAAAGTTAAAACTCACTCATGAGAATTTATAAACTGCATAAATAATATGTGGTATCCCCTACTGTATATTATTCAATCAAAATCAAAGGTGGAGAAAAGAGTCGCATAAGTGCGAGCTTTCCGTACGCCCGCACCAAAGCCGGACCCTAAAAACATATGTAGGGCCTTCTAAGTCAAAGATTAATTAGTTGTGTAAATTGTAGGTAAGATATTTACTATCAATAAAGATAAACTAGATGATGAGCAAGAAACAATATTAGGGTCATCAAAATTGTCACTCATCTTTACTAGGAGAGCCACCAACATTGACCATGAACTGCTCTTGAAAGAAAAGCAAGAGGATTAGCGACATAGTTAGCCTTGAAAGTAGAAAGTTCCAGCCAAAACTTGAAGCCTAATACTTGAGATGAGAGAGGGAGTGAATTAATACAACAAATGAATACCTAATACTTGAGGATAAAAAAAACAGAGCCTAACATTTTTTTAGATTCTACAACACGTATAGGGAAAGGAGAATGTGGATGGATTGTGGGAAACATATTGATATTGTGTGATAGAGAAAGCCCTAATTATAAAGTgttttggtatatatatatatatatatttttttttttttttgaaggaaaACCATGTAATGTGTTACCACCACAAAAGACAATTCTCGATTTGACAGGTTCTAACACTAAATTCAACTTAAGCTCAAACCAAAGCAATTCCACGAAAACGCAAATCCACCGTGCAACAACACTCATTTAATCTTTGACAGTGGCTTAGAAAACTCTATTCTACTCCATCTTTTAAAATatctatttaaaatacacatttttctattttatttttaaattttacattatattatacatcagtttctttatatatttatctacactatttaaatattatatctttaaatatattttattaattaaaataaaataattaaaaaaataaataaatatatattaaataggagagagaaaacttataaagaaaaataataatattaaaatattatataaaagatatgtaaatgtaaatattaattcattagaatttgtgcataactattataaatatatgtataaatgagctaatggaatatatttttataaattttagctaaatattacCGAGAAAATGTCACTACAAGAAATAATAGTTTTAGATGCGACTTTATCAATGGTGACTATGTGTCGCCTCTAATATTCAAGAAATCAGGGGCGTCCTTAAGGATCTGATTGATAGTGAAtccaaatttaattttataatttctaaaACTTAAAAATAGTAGGACCACAGGAATACTTGATTGATTGCTTATTTTCAAATTCTCAATCTAAATATTGATTCTAATTTTAAGCTACAAAATAGAAAATATTATTTTCATGTTTTCTCCCAATCCAAATCATTATATCCTAAAATTCTACAAATCtatcaattttttatattttcagattttctaccaatcacatattcagttttttaaaattaaaaaataatttacgtATTctgaatcaatcacattttcacaaacatattttaaaactataaatctaaattttcattttagaaacacattttttGAAAATGCAGTTTTCCAATCAATCACCCTCGATAATGATATACTTTTGACTAAAAAAGAGTGGGAAAAGTTggtagtttgttttattttgtgaaaattaTTAAAGGCGACATGTAGCCCATTAATATTATGACATGTCGGCCTTGATACATTTTGTCACTACCACGTAAATATATAATGAAAAATGCTAAATATCAAGGTAGAATTTAATCACGATTCATGTAGTATCCAAGTGGCAAGTTTTCATtggttattttttaataataaacaaataaaaataattgtATTCCACTTTCAAcaactttctctttctctctcctttagCCCCACTTCCTCTCTCCTCTTTCTTTCATCATCTCTATCTTTCTTCCATGCCCAATATCTGCTGGATGGATGGTgttgttttcttctcttttttctttttcatttaatatatgtataaatatatattatagacTAAATTTGTTTTTTTCTGAGCTGCTGCCTATATACGTGGAGATATTGATATATGAAATTtgattaaattgaataaaattgtGATTTGATTTTGCTAAATGAATGATATGTGTATTGTAAAGGTTTGGTtgaat
This genomic interval from Humulus lupulus chromosome 8, drHumLupu1.1, whole genome shotgun sequence contains the following:
- the LOC133797734 gene encoding uncharacterized protein LOC133797734 isoform X1, with the protein product MAVTRSGFATDDSTEAQDFSTDATRPTISNSSAGTDQPVIFDPSLHSYKDESRNPYHLGHGDHPSANLVPKILTGGENYSSWRRSMMVALLSRNKVQFVNEGSLMQRK
- the LOC133797734 gene encoding uncharacterized protein LOC133797734 isoform X2, producing MAVTRSGFATDDSTEAQDFSTDATRPTISNSSAGTDQPVIFDPSLHSYKDESRNPYHLGHGDHPSANLVPKILTGGENYSSWRRSMMVALLSRNKVQFVNDGWLL